Part of the Imperialibacter roseus genome, CAAAGAAGTGGAGTGTCCGCATCTACATCAACCTGATGTTCTTTTCCATTAACTTTTAGATTAAACTGGGCCATAATGTAAGAGTTGATTTACTGAATACTTTCAAAGTACCAATAATTGGTCATATTTCATAGACGTCTGGGATGGCTGGAAAAATGCAGTTGTAAAGTGTTTCGAATACCATGCTTTCCAGTTACTTACGAAATCAGGAAGCCGTGCAGAAAGCCATGAGAGTTCTTCACTTTTCTGTGTGTAAATCGCTTTGGTCTGGTCTTTTTAGTTTGATAAAAGCAACTGAAATAGCTGCAAGTATCAATAGCGTGCCAGCCAGCCTGATAGCATTCACCGGACTGTTGCCAAGCCATGACGAGTAGTACATAGGAATGGTGAAGGTTTCGAGCAACATGGGAATGACGATAAACATGTTGAATATGCCCATGTATACCCCCGTCCTTTCGGGAGGGATACTGCCTGCAAGCATCACATAGGGATTTCCCATCATACTTGCCCAGGATAGCCCCATGCCAATGATAGGAATAAAGACCATGCCAGGACTGTTTAGCTCCGGAATCACGAGCAAGCCAGCACCAGCCAGGAACATGCATGCTCCGTGAATCCACTTTGGGCCGTATTTTTGAGCCAGCATCGCTAGCCCGAAAGCGGCAAAAAAGGCAATGAAATTGTAAAACGCCCCAATTTGCCCCACCAGCAGGTCAGCTTTTCTGAAGCCGGGGTCAAACACGTCGGTAGTGCCAAAGAGAGATTTTGATAGCGACTTGGCGATGTACTGCCAGTAAATGAACATAGCATACCAGCTAAACAGCATCATGGGTAGCATCTGCTTCATCGTGAGAGGCATTTCTTTGAAGGCCTTGGCAATTTCAGCAATGGTCGAACCTATGCCCTTGGGTTGGCTTCTGATGTGGGCCTTTTCTTCCTCCGAAATAGGAATTTCCTTCGTGGTTTTTAACGTCCACAGGATAGAGCCTATGGACACCACAGCGCCAATCATGAAAGCGATGATTGTTGTGACAGGGATACCACTTTCAT contains:
- a CDS encoding MFS transporter — protein: MGKPTLKFWQIINMNFGFFGLQYSFGLQQANMSPIYSYLGAEESELPLLWLAGPMTGLIVQPIIGAISDKTITKWGRRTPYFLIGAIFCSLSLLVMPYSSTVWMAASVLWILDAANNITQEPYRAFVSDKLPKEQHSLGFLTQSAFTGLGQTLSYLTPTLLIFFGVSELAKNESGIPVTTIIAFMIGAVVSIGSILWTLKTTKEIPISEEEKAHIRSQPKGIGSTIAEIAKAFKEMPLTMKQMLPMMLFSWYAMFIYWQYIAKSLSKSLFGTTDVFDPGFRKADLLVGQIGAFYNFIAFFAAFGLAMLAQKYGPKWIHGACMFLAGAGLLVIPELNSPGMVFIPIIGMGLSWASMMGNPYVMLAGSIPPERTGVYMGIFNMFIVIPMLLETFTIPMYYSSWLGNSPVNAIRLAGTLLILAAISVAFIKLKRPDQSDLHTEK